The Halichondria panicea chromosome 10, odHalPani1.1, whole genome shotgun sequence region ATGAATGCTAGCTACACAGGATTACACATGCAGAGGAGCTGTATAACATATAGTGCTCAAACAATTAGAATAATGGTGCCAGAACAAATCCATAAATTAAACACACAACCACACGTACAGTGAACaataattgaaataattatatcctataTAAGTCAGTTTGATGGTTGAGTCTTGACAACAATAATAACTGCAGTGAGTAAAGAGTATGATAAGAAGAGGCATCAATTAATATCTGTACACACGTGAAGCTGTGGGACACACTAGTACAGGTCATCTGAATAGAGCTGCCTGGCTCACCTATGACACCGATGACCACTGCTAGTATGACTGCTGCTACAATGAGCTTTAGTCGACACTGCTGCCACCATGCCTTTCTTTGTAACCTCCGCGAACTGTGTCTGAAATGAGATGAACTTTCAGATAgtccctctgtgtgtgtgtgtgtgtgtgtgtatgcgcgtgtgtggagtgtgtgtgtgtgtgtgtgtgtggaggggggggggggggtagaagGTGGGCTAGTGAAGAAACTCTACAGTTACTGTAATCTATACAGACATGCTCACCTGACTTCTCCTCTAGGGACTCTAACTTCTCTCCTCTGTCCATCACCTTACTGATGTTCTCCTTCATGATGCTAATGACTCCAGATACCTGGCTCTGGacactgtgggtgtgtgtgaggtgtgtaaggtgtgtgtgtgtgtgtgtgtgtgtgtgtgtgtgggtgtgtgtgggtgtgtaaggtgtgtgtgtgtgtgtgtgtgtgtgtgtgtgtgtgaggtgtgtgggtgatGGACTCCTGGCTCTGGACACTGTGCCAACGTAACAGTGCAAGAGTTAAGTTTGTACATTACCATACTCtcacacacaacactcactGTCTGATCTTGGGGTCTTGTGCTTCTCTGGATGAAGTGTGAGCCTTGTCAGGTGAGCTGTTGATAAACCtgtaagggggggggggcacacacacacgtcatgtagggggggcacacacacacacgtcatgtgggggggcacacacacacgtcatgaagggggggcacacacacacgtcatgTGGGGGGGCACACGTAACAACTAGAGCAGGTACTATAGTGTTAGatatgtgtacagtgtgtagtgggtgtggctagttATATAGTGACGTACAgttcctcctcctcctcatcTGATGAGTCCAGTCCTAACAAGTGGATCTAGTGGGATatcatgtgtacgtgtacagagGTCAGGGGTCATCTTCACTCACCCTGTCCCTGCCATTGTCTGGACCTCTCTTGAAC contains the following coding sequences:
- the LOC135342793 gene encoding vesicle-associated membrane protein 4-like, producing the protein MPPKFKRGPDNGRDRIHLLGLDSSDEEEEELFINSSPDKAHTSSREAQDPKIRHVQSQVSGVISIMKENISKVMDRGEKLESLEEKSEGLSESSSHFRHSSRRLQRKAWWQQCRLKLIVAAVILAVVIGVIVIIVVKTQPSN